In Hahella sp. KA22, one genomic interval encodes:
- a CDS encoding LysR substrate-binding domain-containing protein, whose amino-acid sequence MDRKLLADLLYLEAIAEQQSFTAAASAMGVSQSAISQSIKRMEAQLGFPLLERTTRRMRFTPQGERLLLGVRKALGEIKGALDQIHSEREEGVLRVETFATFGMYWLLPRLPEFHKLHPGIRVYLNTEESIRPAGSSDADVMLRFASAPPSGFYSQALGTEQIFPVCSPLLLQQYSDMNGAQVLQQATLLATANDGSDNCMKSWEQWSQRAGVNVSKDIIYFSRTELVLQAAQAGQGIALGRTYIVADAIANGSLIALDADPIPAPFTYYFATPYERADWPKVKKFRDWLTRLLVSSSD is encoded by the coding sequence GTGGATAGAAAACTTCTTGCCGACCTGCTTTACCTGGAGGCGATAGCGGAGCAGCAAAGCTTCACCGCCGCCGCATCCGCCATGGGCGTCAGCCAGAGCGCTATCAGTCAGAGCATCAAGCGCATGGAAGCCCAGCTCGGCTTTCCTCTGTTGGAGAGAACCACGCGACGCATGCGGTTTACGCCTCAGGGAGAGCGTTTGCTGTTAGGCGTGCGTAAAGCCCTGGGCGAGATCAAAGGCGCGTTGGATCAGATCCATAGCGAGCGGGAAGAGGGCGTGTTGCGGGTGGAGACTTTCGCTACCTTTGGAATGTACTGGCTATTGCCTCGCTTGCCTGAGTTTCACAAGCTGCATCCCGGCATTCGCGTGTATCTGAATACGGAAGAAAGTATTCGTCCCGCCGGGTCAAGCGACGCGGATGTGATGCTGCGTTTCGCATCCGCGCCGCCGAGCGGGTTTTACAGTCAGGCGCTGGGAACGGAACAGATTTTCCCTGTCTGCAGCCCGTTGTTATTACAGCAGTATTCCGATATGAACGGAGCTCAGGTGTTGCAGCAGGCCACCTTGCTGGCCACTGCCAACGATGGTTCCGATAACTGTATGAAAAGCTGGGAGCAATGGTCGCAGCGCGCAGGCGTCAATGTCAGCAAAGATATTATCTATTTCAGCCGGACTGAACTGGTGCTGCAAGCGGCCCAGGCGGGCCAGGGCATAGCGCTCGGCCGCACCTACATCGTCGCGGACGCCATCGCCAACGGCAGCCTCATCGCCCTGGATGCAGACCCGATCCCGGCCCCTTTCACCTACTACTTCGCCACTCCCTATGAACGGGCGGACTGGCCAAAAGTGAAGAAATTTCGGGACTGGTTGACGAGGTTGTTGGTGAGTTCATCGGACTAA
- a CDS encoding PhzF family phenazine biosynthesis protein, with amino-acid sequence MNRSVKLISSFVDNGIGGNPAGVVLEADGMTETDMQRLASIAGYPETAFVSHSDVATVKLDFFTPTKRIPHCGHATVAAFSVLAQQGKVAQGRHSKETVDGLRNIRIEGDKAYLEQIRRHVTPLTAEQQEAAAHALGLEAEQLNALAAPHVVNVGVSFLVIALHTMDDLRRIKPDMQRIAALSETLDLIGFYVISPETEVSERTISARMFAPYYGIEEESATGMGAGCASVYLYEVLGQRSEHYLIEQGRLMTPRSPSLIEAELEITDGLPHRLWIGGVAKIMEG; translated from the coding sequence ATGAATCGTTCAGTCAAACTAATAAGTTCCTTCGTCGATAATGGCATTGGCGGTAACCCAGCCGGAGTCGTGCTGGAAGCAGACGGCATGACGGAAACGGACATGCAACGCCTGGCCAGCATAGCCGGCTATCCGGAAACTGCATTCGTCTCGCACTCTGATGTCGCCACGGTGAAATTGGATTTTTTTACCCCCACCAAGCGGATTCCCCACTGCGGACACGCCACGGTCGCCGCCTTTTCCGTGCTCGCGCAGCAGGGTAAGGTCGCTCAAGGCCGTCACAGTAAAGAAACTGTCGATGGTTTGCGCAATATCCGCATCGAAGGCGACAAAGCCTATCTGGAGCAAATTCGTCGCCATGTGACGCCGCTGACGGCGGAGCAACAGGAAGCCGCCGCCCACGCCCTGGGACTGGAAGCGGAGCAGTTAAACGCGCTGGCGGCGCCCCATGTAGTCAATGTCGGCGTCTCTTTTCTGGTGATTGCGCTCCACACCATGGATGATCTACGCCGTATCAAACCTGATATGCAACGCATCGCCGCCTTAAGCGAAACGCTCGATCTTATCGGCTTTTATGTTATCAGCCCGGAGACGGAAGTCAGCGAACGCACCATCAGCGCCCGTATGTTCGCTCCCTATTACGGCATAGAGGAAGAGTCCGCCACCGGCATGGGCGCCGGCTGCGCCTCGGTATACCTGTATGAAGTTCTGGGCCAGCGAAGCGAGCATTACCTCATCGAGCAGGGCCGTTTGATGACGCCGCGCTCCCCCAGCCTGATCGAGGCGGAGCTGGAAATCACAGACGGTTTGCCGCATCGTCTATGGATCGGCGGCGTCGCCAAAATCATGGAGGGGTAA
- a CDS encoding LysE family translocator produces MHTAYTLAGLVVLMASSVWLFTAVKWMGGLYLVYIGWKTWKSRLEIPLQHELSNSAKSDWAYFRQGFITNATNPKTTLFYLSIFTQVVKPDTSLAAQLLYGLIISLAHGLWFSILAISITHQRVLEKLRAGGRHIGRALGGALMAMGVGLMASHR; encoded by the coding sequence GTGCATACCGCGTATACCCTCGCCGGACTGGTCGTCTTGATGGCGAGTTCGGTATGGCTATTTACGGCGGTGAAGTGGATGGGCGGGCTTTATCTGGTTTATATCGGTTGGAAAACCTGGAAAAGCCGCCTGGAAATCCCACTACAGCATGAGCTTTCGAACAGCGCAAAATCAGACTGGGCGTATTTCCGCCAGGGTTTCATCACCAACGCCACGAATCCCAAAACCACCCTTTTCTACCTGAGTATTTTTACCCAGGTAGTGAAACCGGACACCTCATTGGCGGCGCAGTTACTCTATGGACTGATCATCAGCCTGGCGCACGGGCTGTGGTTCTCGATCCTGGCAATCAGCATTACGCACCAGCGCGTGTTGGAAAAATTGCGGGCAGGCGGACGCCATATCGGCCGCGCCCTGGGCGGAGCCCTCATGGCGATGGGCGTGGGCCTGATGGCGTCTCACAGATAA
- a CDS encoding antibiotic biosynthesis monooxygenase → MFAVIFELEPKPERKNQYLRLAEDLKPLLENIDGFISIERFQSLSQPEKLLSLSFWRDEEGAKVWRNQVEHRMAQQCGRADVFSDYRLRVAAVVRDYGMTDRAQAPEDSRAVHLD, encoded by the coding sequence ATGTTTGCGGTTATCTTCGAGCTGGAGCCCAAGCCGGAGCGAAAAAACCAGTATTTGCGTCTAGCCGAGGACCTCAAGCCTCTGCTGGAAAACATCGACGGTTTTATTTCCATCGAGCGTTTTCAAAGCCTGAGTCAGCCGGAAAAACTGTTGTCCCTGTCTTTCTGGCGGGATGAAGAGGGGGCGAAAGTCTGGCGCAATCAGGTGGAGCACCGCATGGCGCAGCAGTGTGGCCGTGCGGATGTGTTCTCTGATTATCGGCTGCGTGTTGCTGCGGTGGTCAGAGACTATGGCATGACGGACCGGGCGCAGGCGCCGGAGGACAGCCGCGCTGTCCACCTGGATTGA
- a CDS encoding NIPSNAP family protein, which yields MMNLICFIEYNIDPFQLDAFRTYAGNWGRIIPECGGELIGYFLPHEGTNYVAYGLIGFDSLAAYEAYRTRLKSDPAGRENFQFAQAHKFILQERRTFLTAAPDTLLKLSAQALGKVS from the coding sequence ATGATGAATCTGATCTGCTTTATTGAATACAACATCGATCCTTTCCAGTTGGACGCATTCAGAACCTATGCGGGAAATTGGGGGCGTATTATTCCGGAGTGCGGCGGGGAACTGATCGGTTATTTCCTTCCTCATGAGGGAACTAACTATGTCGCCTACGGACTTATTGGTTTCGACAGCCTGGCCGCCTATGAAGCTTATCGGACCCGCCTGAAAAGCGATCCCGCCGGTCGGGAGAACTTTCAGTTCGCCCAGGCGCATAAATTCATTCTGCAGGAACGTCGCACGTTTCTCACTGCGGCGCCGGATACGTTATTGAAGTTGAGTGCTCAGGCGCTTGGGAAGGTAAGCTGA
- a CDS encoding helix-turn-helix transcriptional regulator, translating to MPNEPHFSPDPNQAPDITKVAALIGDAARANMLIALLGGKALTATELAAEADITAATASSHLKKLTDAHLVIAQKQGRHKYFQLRSRVIAEFLETLLNVSATMEHSRTLTGPKDPALRHARICYDHLAGEVGVSLLDALKSSAVLIEQDQQLLLTSSGRDLFNSLGADVGNLEKLRRPVCKNCLDWSERRHHLAGSLGQWVLRDILNRGWARKDLDSRVIRFTPGGLQALRKRYALTDLPA from the coding sequence ATGCCGAACGAACCGCATTTCAGCCCAGACCCAAACCAGGCTCCGGACATAACAAAAGTCGCAGCCCTTATCGGCGACGCCGCTCGCGCTAACATGCTCATCGCCCTGCTGGGCGGAAAAGCGCTGACGGCGACAGAGCTGGCTGCTGAAGCGGACATCACCGCCGCCACCGCCAGCAGTCACCTGAAAAAGCTGACAGACGCCCACCTGGTGATCGCGCAAAAACAAGGGCGTCATAAATACTTTCAACTTCGCAGTCGCGTAATCGCCGAGTTCCTGGAAACGCTGCTGAATGTTTCAGCCACCATGGAGCACAGCCGCACGCTGACTGGCCCAAAAGATCCAGCGTTGCGGCATGCCCGCATCTGCTACGACCACTTGGCGGGAGAAGTTGGCGTCAGCCTGTTGGACGCCCTCAAAAGTAGTGCCGTATTGATCGAACAGGATCAGCAACTGCTGCTGACCTCAAGCGGTCGCGATCTGTTTAATTCATTGGGCGCGGATGTGGGCAATCTGGAGAAACTGCGCCGACCGGTATGCAAAAACTGTTTGGATTGGAGCGAACGTCGACACCACCTGGCGGGCTCGCTCGGGCAATGGGTTTTACGGGACATTCTCAATCGGGGCTGGGCGCGGAAAGATCTGGATTCTCGGGTGATCCGTTTTACTCCCGGCGGCCTGCAGGCACTGCGCAAACGCTACGCGCTGACAGACCTTCCCGCCTGA
- a CDS encoding matrixin family metalloprotease produces MYRQAIHTFLSGLSDVRLILLATLCLAAPFAGAYTYRTCDGNAIKWNGNQTTMYISTTSFPAGSTWDSRLQNAMWHWNNVKGSRFLYYVNRDTDGSHNDNNGRNEVYLDNSLGGSTLAVTLTRYHCYWLFGYQYGIDETDIGFNNNISWNLGDLNYASLGSPYSFESVALHELGHALGLLHENRWMATMNSYYPNSGPLGHYKEWDPLADDRLGSRVIYPDSTTETDIAGSAFKRTGTGTSGLVSSPTYAYRGTNVTIQFTFSNQSTATKTFDINFYLSTNNYISTGDTYLGSNYGAWGSEGAMGTFSRTLYIPTTVAPGTYWLGFIVDPNNAISESVESNNYMEMPRSITIY; encoded by the coding sequence ATGTATCGTCAAGCTATTCACACATTTCTATCGGGGCTGAGCGACGTCCGGCTGATTTTGCTGGCGACTCTCTGCCTGGCGGCGCCGTTCGCCGGAGCCTATACCTACCGCACTTGCGACGGCAATGCGATCAAGTGGAACGGCAACCAGACCACGATGTATATCAGCACTACCTCATTCCCGGCAGGCAGCACTTGGGATTCGCGGTTGCAGAACGCCATGTGGCATTGGAATAACGTTAAAGGCTCCCGCTTTCTTTACTATGTCAATCGCGATACGGATGGCAGTCATAACGATAATAACGGGCGTAATGAAGTCTATCTTGATAACAGCCTGGGAGGCAGCACCCTGGCGGTGACCCTGACCCGTTACCACTGTTACTGGCTGTTCGGCTATCAGTATGGCATTGACGAAACTGATATCGGTTTCAATAACAATATCAGTTGGAACCTGGGAGACCTGAATTACGCCAGTCTGGGATCGCCCTACAGCTTTGAAAGCGTCGCTCTGCACGAACTTGGGCATGCCCTGGGTTTACTGCATGAAAACCGCTGGATGGCCACTATGAACTCCTATTACCCGAATAGCGGCCCCCTGGGTCACTACAAGGAATGGGACCCCTTGGCGGATGATCGTCTTGGCTCACGGGTGATTTATCCAGACAGCACCACGGAGACCGACATCGCCGGCTCGGCATTTAAACGCACCGGCACAGGCACATCCGGATTGGTGTCCAGCCCTACCTACGCTTATCGCGGTACGAACGTCACTATCCAGTTCACGTTCAGCAATCAAAGTACGGCGACCAAGACATTCGATATCAACTTCTATCTGTCCACAAATAATTACATCAGTACAGGAGACACGTATCTAGGCTCCAACTACGGCGCCTGGGGCTCCGAGGGCGCGATGGGGACATTCAGTCGTACGTTGTATATCCCCACTACGGTGGCGCCGGGGACCTATTGGCTTGGGTTCATAGTCGACCCGAACAATGCGATATCAGAATCGGTTGAAAGCAATAACTATATGGAAATGCCCAGAAGCATCACGATCTATTAA
- a CDS encoding response regulator has protein sequence MLSVRINRILLAEESPVLCARLRHTLAQMAPHADIHVSASVEQTRRELLEWRPVLAVINFTLEGGGVASLLNDIRLFPVAPFVLGVTSNGSRADTVLAMRCGFSYVIDKPFDLGTFEQAVLQTVSSPMSLASSINRIVSPLLYSDDDELDLKKLTAEIETLIFKMAIAITGSKKGLGRLLGISRQLVQYHLKKL, from the coding sequence ATGTTGAGTGTGCGAATCAACCGAATATTGTTGGCGGAGGAGAGTCCGGTTTTATGCGCCAGGCTGCGGCATACTCTGGCGCAAATGGCGCCTCATGCGGACATCCACGTTTCCGCATCGGTAGAGCAAACCCGCCGGGAATTACTGGAGTGGCGCCCGGTACTGGCGGTGATCAACTTCACGCTGGAAGGCGGCGGCGTCGCCTCCCTGCTTAATGATATAAGGTTATTTCCCGTCGCTCCCTTTGTCCTTGGCGTTACGTCCAACGGCTCACGGGCGGATACTGTCCTGGCGATGCGCTGTGGCTTTTCTTACGTTATCGATAAACCTTTTGATCTGGGTACATTTGAGCAAGCTGTGCTGCAGACGGTTTCCTCTCCTATGTCATTGGCTTCCAGCATCAACAGAATCGTCAGCCCGCTGTTATACAGCGATGATGATGAGCTGGACCTGAAAAAACTTACCGCGGAAATTGAGACGCTGATATTTAAGATGGCGATCGCCATCACCGGCTCCAAGAAGGGGCTGGGGCGTCTTTTGGGGATTTCCCGCCAGTTAGTCCAATACCACCTGAAAAAGCTTTGA
- a CDS encoding AbfB domain-containing protein — MQLIRNISLLIAGATIASGTMAAELGDEVKLVDITNQNVFRHSSYWLWQNPLPVGASELDIQDATFVLRAGLAESNCYSFESKNYPNHFIRHTGSRLRISQSDNSQPFKEDATFCFGSDQTLNSFNSPNSKLTVNSNNEAWISGDYSHSTLLRLRENRESQACWNGVTGQFNNVSGNNALNLACQAQFGAGSAMTTAGAARYVCVTPGGATQSINYKPCSSSLSDILLKAGWRTYQYLDDMSEGDKRNTLIVELYNRSADDIASLQQRSDEDLVARGETYLSLLNRVGYGEKTRIEQLTTDQQYQELNGDKAEYLAQHLPVARVSQLPLAQRQALIRDNLPIWILHGSEDYYPKAFQQYLSADVKFGRADGVYYNLRAWVDKRHHDKNGSQNSVRPGENRITPNIFVDRMGDRSDVNVSSMAPQAAPTYATYLETQSGEVWIRYFLFAGYNDTSATNPGSAIAGNHFADWGHISVKLTNQGGKYIPAEYYFSAHAGGEHFAANDGRLTFYDANLNASTPSLKEVGFDAARQSGKHHVGVYLALGTHEAYAQAGNHSFLDGASTFWDITQFGSLVIPFADTLPNNSKYSYHPYPAWDMGSPMNNAYFQSHTMTPEQAQVHWLQKVPEVIFGSSDPSHQDSFMQIFTTKYKASESESNRRAIQNCGQDDGLFENNENFTAKNPITKIFEWGGNFNN, encoded by the coding sequence TTGCAACTAATACGGAACATTAGCCTGCTTATTGCCGGCGCTACCATTGCTTCAGGAACAATGGCGGCGGAGTTAGGCGATGAAGTGAAATTGGTGGACATCACCAACCAGAACGTTTTCAGGCACAGCAGTTACTGGCTGTGGCAAAATCCCTTGCCGGTGGGCGCCAGTGAGCTGGATATTCAGGACGCTACGTTTGTCTTGAGAGCAGGCTTGGCGGAGAGTAACTGTTACTCATTTGAATCCAAAAACTATCCGAATCATTTCATCCGTCACACCGGATCAAGATTACGTATTTCCCAGAGCGATAATTCACAACCATTCAAAGAAGACGCCACATTCTGCTTTGGCTCTGACCAAACGCTTAACTCGTTTAACTCCCCCAATAGCAAGTTGACGGTAAACAGCAATAACGAAGCGTGGATTTCCGGCGACTACAGCCACAGCACGTTATTGCGTCTGCGGGAAAACAGAGAGTCGCAGGCCTGTTGGAACGGCGTGACGGGCCAGTTCAATAACGTATCGGGCAATAACGCCCTTAACCTGGCCTGCCAGGCCCAGTTTGGCGCAGGCTCCGCCATGACAACCGCCGGCGCCGCGCGCTACGTCTGCGTCACACCTGGAGGCGCAACTCAGTCGATCAACTACAAGCCTTGCTCTTCCTCCTTGTCAGACATCCTCCTGAAAGCGGGATGGCGCACTTATCAATACCTGGATGACATGTCCGAAGGCGACAAGCGCAATACCTTGATCGTGGAGCTGTACAATCGCAGCGCCGACGATATCGCCAGCCTGCAACAGCGCAGCGACGAGGACCTTGTCGCACGCGGAGAAACATATTTGTCCCTGCTAAACAGAGTGGGCTACGGCGAAAAAACAAGAATCGAACAGCTCACCACGGATCAGCAGTATCAGGAACTAAACGGCGACAAGGCTGAGTATCTTGCGCAACACTTGCCGGTGGCGAGAGTATCGCAGCTTCCCCTGGCGCAACGTCAGGCGCTGATTCGCGATAACCTGCCCATCTGGATATTGCACGGTTCCGAGGATTACTATCCGAAGGCCTTCCAGCAATATTTATCCGCAGACGTAAAGTTCGGCCGCGCTGACGGCGTTTACTACAATCTGCGCGCGTGGGTGGACAAGCGTCATCACGACAAAAACGGTTCCCAAAATTCCGTCAGACCCGGCGAAAACAGAATTACGCCCAATATTTTCGTGGACAGAATGGGAGACAGAAGCGACGTCAATGTCTCTTCCATGGCGCCGCAGGCTGCGCCCACCTACGCCACTTATCTCGAAACCCAAAGCGGGGAAGTCTGGATCAGATATTTCCTCTTCGCAGGCTACAATGACACCTCCGCCACCAACCCTGGCAGCGCCATCGCAGGCAATCACTTTGCTGACTGGGGACATATTTCCGTCAAGTTAACGAATCAGGGCGGAAAATATATTCCTGCTGAGTACTATTTCTCTGCGCACGCAGGCGGCGAGCATTTCGCGGCGAACGACGGCCGGCTGACCTTTTACGACGCCAACCTGAACGCAAGTACGCCATCATTGAAAGAAGTGGGCTTTGACGCAGCGAGACAGAGCGGAAAACATCACGTTGGCGTCTATCTCGCGCTGGGGACTCATGAGGCTTATGCGCAGGCGGGCAACCATAGCTTTCTGGACGGGGCCAGCACATTCTGGGATATCACGCAGTTCGGCTCCCTGGTGATTCCATTCGCCGATACGCTGCCCAATAACTCCAAGTACTCCTATCACCCTTATCCTGCCTGGGATATGGGCAGCCCTATGAACAACGCTTATTTCCAGTCTCACACGATGACGCCGGAACAAGCTCAGGTGCATTGGCTGCAAAAGGTTCCTGAAGTCATCTTCGGATCAAGCGATCCCAGCCATCAGGATAGCTTTATGCAGATATTCACGACCAAGTACAAAGCGAGTGAGAGCGAGAGCAACCGCAGAGCCATCCAGAACTGCGGGCAAGACGACGGACTGTTTGAAAATAACGAGAACTTTACGGCTAAAAATCCGATCACGAAGATTTTTGAGTGGGGCGGTAATTTCAACAACTAA
- a CDS encoding ABC transporter substrate-binding protein, with the protein MDFANRCRHFRRLLSLTVLLAPLSFAQGAELPAEAASQTGPATKPLILYSVLSEYPNVVSYAFTRKTGIPVEIIEMRGSGAAMARLQYERRSGNGDIWFGGSLGSHIQAGAEGYLVPYVSPQTTKLEPLLGGPFMEGTVNGLYGGILGIVVSKPFLQERGAPIPQTWKDLADPVYRDMIGMKSPLVSGTAFTTLISMIALMGEDAAFDYFKALHQNVEYYGKGQTYRVSTGQIGIVITFYHEVVKSIEDGDVAFIVPPEGVGYEIGGLSIIKHDGQDVQKAQAFIDFALSWEGQSLIKNAGSDRIPTYSKLYKEQNQQIKLQDVKLLPLDFEWAGINRQRLLDRWTQEVASQEKKR; encoded by the coding sequence ATGGATTTCGCCAACCGATGTCGCCATTTCCGGCGGCTGCTTTCCCTTACTGTTTTGCTCGCGCCGCTGTCATTCGCGCAAGGCGCTGAACTTCCTGCTGAAGCTGCAAGTCAGACCGGTCCGGCGACTAAGCCTCTGATTTTATACAGCGTGCTGTCGGAGTATCCGAATGTGGTGAGTTATGCATTCACCCGAAAAACGGGGATACCTGTGGAAATCATTGAGATGCGCGGCAGCGGCGCGGCGATGGCCAGACTGCAGTATGAGCGGCGTTCCGGTAATGGCGATATCTGGTTCGGCGGCAGTCTGGGGTCGCATATTCAGGCGGGCGCGGAAGGATATCTGGTCCCCTATGTCTCGCCGCAGACGACGAAGCTGGAGCCTTTGCTGGGCGGCCCTTTTATGGAGGGAACGGTGAATGGATTGTATGGCGGTATTCTGGGAATTGTCGTGAGTAAGCCGTTCCTGCAGGAGAGGGGCGCGCCGATTCCGCAAACATGGAAGGATCTTGCAGACCCTGTGTATCGCGACATGATCGGTATGAAAAGCCCTCTGGTTTCAGGTACGGCTTTTACCACCCTGATCAGTATGATCGCGTTGATGGGAGAAGACGCCGCCTTCGATTACTTCAAAGCACTGCATCAGAACGTGGAATATTACGGCAAAGGCCAGACTTATCGTGTTTCGACGGGACAGATCGGCATCGTCATTACCTTTTATCATGAGGTCGTGAAGTCCATCGAGGACGGCGATGTGGCGTTTATCGTCCCACCTGAAGGCGTGGGATATGAAATTGGCGGATTGAGCATCATCAAGCACGATGGCCAGGATGTGCAGAAAGCGCAGGCGTTTATTGACTTCGCGCTCTCCTGGGAAGGCCAGTCGTTAATAAAAAACGCGGGCAGCGATCGCATACCCACATACAGCAAGCTGTATAAAGAGCAAAACCAGCAGATTAAATTGCAGGATGTAAAACTGCTGCCATTGGATTTCGAGTGGGCGGGGATAAACCGACAACGCCTGTTGGATCGCTGGACGCAAGAAGTTGCATCGCAGGAGAAGAAAAGATAG
- a CDS encoding response regulator transcription factor → MMASKKILIAEDHDLYRDGLRHLVMEIFPDAKIVEASDFYRASEQLVLHPDLSLLILDIQLPGTQRLDGVKQLRGAYPLLPIVVVSALEMGPNVQNVMALGVNGFIAKSAKKHEMQEGLLAILRGELVTVTQCHDQLPSFSPRHLETLEYLTQGLSNKEIARNLGISDITVRQYVSDIIDHLGVENRTQAVMAAKKRGIIID, encoded by the coding sequence ATGATGGCTTCAAAAAAAATACTCATCGCCGAAGATCATGACTTGTATCGAGACGGCCTGCGGCACTTGGTTATGGAAATTTTTCCGGACGCCAAGATCGTGGAGGCGTCTGACTTTTATAGGGCGAGCGAGCAGCTCGTATTACATCCGGATCTGTCTCTGTTGATTCTGGATATCCAGCTACCCGGCACGCAACGCCTGGATGGCGTGAAGCAGTTGCGCGGCGCTTATCCGTTGTTGCCGATAGTGGTGGTGTCCGCGTTGGAAATGGGGCCTAACGTGCAGAACGTGATGGCGCTGGGCGTGAATGGATTTATCGCCAAATCCGCCAAAAAGCATGAAATGCAGGAAGGCTTATTGGCGATATTGCGCGGAGAGCTGGTGACCGTGACGCAATGTCATGATCAACTGCCATCGTTTTCGCCTCGGCATCTTGAGACCCTGGAGTACCTGACTCAGGGATTATCGAATAAAGAAATCGCCAGGAACCTCGGCATTTCTGATATTACCGTTCGGCAGTACGTCTCCGACATTATCGATCATCTTGGCGTGGAGAACCGCACGCAGGCGGTGATGGCGGCGAAAAAGCGCGGCATCATTATCGACTGA